The following are encoded in a window of Acidobacteriota bacterium genomic DNA:
- a CDS encoding ABC transporter ATP-binding protein — protein MNGVEKVFRRGSEEIHVLSSLDLGIAEGEFLALMGPSGSGKSTLLNLLAGLDRPSGGSIEVGGQRIDRMSSRQLARWRSRHVGLIFQFYNLLPVVSAARNVELPLLLTSLSRAKRRKQVENALNLVELGHRMHHTPRTLSGGEQQRVGIARAIVTDPTLVLADEPTGDLDRKSGDGILDLLQALNREHGKTIVMVTHDPHAAARASRTLHLLDGKLSAEMAA, from the coding sequence ATGAATGGCGTCGAGAAGGTATTCAGGCGCGGATCGGAAGAGATCCACGTGCTCTCGAGTCTGGACCTCGGCATCGCAGAGGGGGAGTTTCTCGCGCTCATGGGTCCCTCCGGGTCGGGAAAGAGCACGCTGCTCAACCTTCTGGCCGGACTCGACCGTCCGAGCGGAGGATCGATCGAGGTCGGTGGCCAGCGGATCGATCGGATGTCGAGCCGGCAGCTCGCACGATGGCGCTCGCGCCACGTCGGTCTGATCTTCCAGTTCTACAATCTCCTGCCGGTCGTCTCCGCCGCGCGAAATGTCGAGCTCCCCCTGCTCCTCACTTCCCTGTCGCGCGCAAAGCGACGGAAGCAGGTGGAGAACGCGCTCAATCTCGTCGAGCTCGGCCACCGGATGCATCACACGCCGCGAACCCTTTCCGGCGGAGAGCAGCAGCGGGTCGGCATTGCGAGAGCGATCGTGACGGACCCGACCCTGGTCCTCGCGGACGAGCCGACCGGCGACCTCGATCGAAAAAGCGGAGACGGCATCCTCGATCTCCTTCAGGCGCTCAACCGCGAGCACGGGAAGACGATCGTCATGGTCACCCACGACCCCCACGCGGCAGCCCGCGCCTCAAGAACCCTGCACCTGCTCGACGGGAAACTCTCGGCGGAAATGGCCGCATGA
- a CDS encoding FtsX-like permease family protein has translation MKFLPVVLANFRRHRLRTILTILSVLVAFLLFGYLSAITKAFSMGIDIAGEDRLVVRHKVSIIQLLPESYEQDIESIDGVANATAFTWFGGIYQDPKNFFAQIATDPDEVWDIYPEYVIDEESLARFNATRTGAVVGKQTAERYGFKVGDRVPIQATIWQPRDGTQTWTFEIVGIYEAAEKGADDSQFFFRQDYLEENSYTGGQVGWYVIKVDDPDRSVELARTVDETFANSPAETKTETEGAFIQAFADQVGNIGAIVTAILSAVFFTILLVAGNTMAQAVRERTRELGVLKALGFSDAAVLALVLIESTIIAIIGGAIGLGLAWVLIAQGDPTGGALPLFYFPIRDLVLGAAFVLLLGIVAGLLPAIQAMRLNTVEALRRD, from the coding sequence ATGAAGTTTCTACCCGTCGTTCTCGCAAACTTCAGAAGACACCGGTTGCGAACGATCCTGACAATCCTCTCGGTCCTGGTCGCGTTCCTCCTGTTCGGTTACCTCTCCGCGATCACGAAGGCATTCTCGATGGGGATCGACATCGCCGGCGAGGACCGTCTCGTCGTTCGGCACAAGGTATCGATCATCCAGCTGCTGCCGGAAAGCTACGAGCAGGACATCGAGAGCATCGACGGAGTGGCGAACGCCACCGCGTTCACGTGGTTCGGCGGAATCTATCAGGATCCGAAAAACTTCTTCGCTCAGATCGCCACCGACCCCGATGAAGTGTGGGACATCTATCCGGAATACGTGATCGATGAAGAATCGCTGGCGCGATTCAATGCGACACGAACGGGCGCGGTCGTCGGGAAACAGACCGCCGAACGCTACGGCTTCAAAGTAGGCGATCGGGTTCCGATTCAGGCGACGATCTGGCAACCGAGAGACGGAACCCAGACGTGGACATTCGAGATCGTCGGCATCTACGAAGCTGCCGAAAAAGGGGCCGACGACTCGCAGTTCTTCTTCCGGCAGGATTACCTCGAGGAGAACTCATACACGGGCGGTCAGGTCGGCTGGTACGTGATCAAAGTCGACGACCCCGACCGCTCGGTGGAGCTCGCCAGAACGGTCGACGAAACATTCGCGAACTCGCCTGCCGAGACGAAGACCGAAACCGAGGGAGCGTTCATCCAGGCTTTTGCCGATCAGGTCGGGAACATCGGCGCGATCGTGACCGCAATCCTCTCGGCGGTCTTCTTCACGATTCTTCTCGTCGCCGGGAACACGATGGCGCAGGCGGTCCGGGAGCGGACCCGGGAGCTCGGGGTGCTCAAAGCGCTCGGGTTCTCCGACGCCGCGGTGCTGGCACTCGTCCTGATCGAGTCGACGATCATCGCGATCATCGGAGGCGCGATCGGGCTGGGCCTCGCCTGGGTACTGATCGCTCAGGGGGACCCGACCGGCGGAGCGCTCCCGCTTTTTTATTTTCCGATTCGCGATCTCGTACTCGGAGCGGCCTTCGTGCTCCTCCTCGGAATCGTAGCGGGACTCCTTCCCGCGATTCAGGCGATGCGCCTCAATACGGTCGAGGCCCTCCGGAGGGATTGA